GGACGCGGACCCGGGGTGGGTGCGCGACGCCCTGGCCGCGGCCGCCGGCGATCCGCTCGCCGCGAGCATGAATCCCGGCTTCCTGACCACGCTGATGGCGAAGACCGGCCGTTCGATGAACACCATCGACCTGCTCACGGTCGCCGCCGCCCGGAGCGGCGAACCCGGGCTGGAACTGCGGGAGATCGCCGACCCGGACCATCCCCGGGTGGCGCGGGCGCTGAAGTTCCGTGACGAGGTGCGGGTGTGGGCCGCAGACGGCGGCGTGCTCGTCCTGGGCCGCGGAGTGGCCGGGCGGTGGGAGGCCGCGATCGAGGTGGACCCGGAGGCGCGCGGTGCCGGGCTGGGGGTGCGACTCGCCGTCGCGGCACGCCATCTGGTGCCGGGTGCGCACGTATGGGCCCAGCAGTCGCCCGGAAACGCCCGCAGCGTACGGGCGTTCCAGCAGGCGGGCTACCGGCCGGTGGGCTCGGAGGCCCTGCTCGTGGCCGGGTAGCCGCGGCGATCGCGGGCCCGCCCGGTTCGCACGGGCGGCCACCGGCCACCGCGCCCCTGCCGGTGGTCGCACCCGGCGCCGGGCCGCGGCGACCGGTCAGCGGAACACGCCCGTGTGTCCCAGGGAGTAACGGCCGGGCTGGGGGTAGACGGCCAGGCCGTGGGGGCCGCTGCCGACGGGGATGCGGGCGAGCTGCTCGCCGGTCGTGGTGTCGATCGCGTACACCTCGGAGTGGTAGCGCCCCGACAGCCACAGCACCCTGCCGTCCGCGGATACACCGCCCATGTCCGGGGAACCCCCGTTCGGCAGCCGCCACTTCTTCGTCAGCCGG
The genomic region above belongs to Streptomyces marianii and contains:
- a CDS encoding GNAT family protein translates to MSDAVARILEAAARDEFPPPDGGTTVVPQPSTRDAGVLAFTAHSVVFTDADPGWVRDALAAAAGDPLAASMNPGFLTTLMAKTGRSMNTIDLLTVAAARSGEPGLELREIADPDHPRVARALKFRDEVRVWAADGGVLVLGRGVAGRWEAAIEVDPEARGAGLGVRLAVAARHLVPGAHVWAQQSPGNARSVRAFQQAGYRPVGSEALLVAG